The following proteins are encoded in a genomic region of Pseudomonadota bacterium:
- a CDS encoding DUF2318 domain-containing protein, which translates to MDPTGKNKVSGLIITAFFWLISGLLLHGCGGNTLTPEKGFVEIPLTKINDGKAHYFKVRADGGIMVTFFVLKTADGVFRAAIDSCDVCYESGKGYVQEGDYMVCVNCGQKFASDKINVIKGGCNPAPLAREIVGDNLLISMQTINSNSWYCRFKS; encoded by the coding sequence ATTGATCCAACAGGAAAAAATAAAGTGAGCGGATTGATTATTACGGCGTTTTTTTGGCTGATTTCAGGGTTGTTGCTTCATGGCTGCGGCGGCAACACTCTCACTCCTGAAAAGGGTTTTGTGGAAATACCCCTTACAAAGATCAATGACGGCAAAGCGCATTATTTTAAGGTCAGGGCTGATGGCGGGATCATGGTGACTTTCTTTGTCCTGAAAACTGCGGACGGAGTGTTTCGGGCGGCAATTGATTCCTGCGATGTCTGCTATGAGTCCGGCAAAGGGTATGTTCAGGAAGGCGATTACATGGTCTGTGTCAACTGCGGCCAGAAATTTGCATCAGACAAGATCAATGTCATTAAGGGCGGGTGCAATCCGGCACCTCTGGCAAGGGAGATTGTCGGCGATAATCTGCTGATTTCAATGCAGACCATTAACTCCAACAGCTGGTATTGCCGTTTTAAATCGTAA
- a CDS encoding TolC family protein, whose translation MTGTYSSYLHPLLLVIFCLVPLEARAGYGDFQREIEEYDPPALYHSSIEKSAQTPEATQPDTAFNDAVQQLQKIQSQWQEAVNSFDGDNLFYRPDRADLLRLAKARTDPAFTERIIASPFSLQEMELLVLLRNPAIKASFNQLLAAIEKYSQVTAVDEILKQYASYAINSGIGPMKNNQSVKMSFPFPGVVALKGEIVNQDILVESLNLEITRRSMITRMRKAFWNLVFNHQAGELLKEKAEITVRLEKITVSSYETGKAEFTELIDARIKKEIIDQELLTILEVQKNIETEIRELLDLRAGSAIAAPLATQEIRETVAIEPLVQSALARRQEIVKLKAMIAKMEKMLEMGETMTLAPFTLNLSLYENNPVMKTGSQASQDAFPVKTMAAQGAGLPVNPWFGSNDSYLRQLRLDLAANRHTLTDIQGKTRTLVRNKWSVFDQNLREYKLYAESLTALSRAALDVAQSSYQSGKIPFGKMAASYFNWISTRLASENKRKDASIAFAELEEAAGKSIPLKENPSDITTGKQSETPGE comes from the coding sequence ATGACCGGCACCTATTCATCATATCTTCACCCCCTGCTCCTGGTAATTTTCTGTCTCGTGCCTTTGGAGGCCCGGGCGGGATACGGTGATTTCCAGAGGGAAATTGAGGAGTACGACCCTCCGGCACTGTACCATTCCAGTATTGAAAAATCAGCGCAAACCCCGGAAGCGACCCAGCCGGACACCGCCTTCAACGACGCGGTGCAACAGCTGCAAAAAATACAAAGCCAATGGCAGGAGGCGGTTAATTCTTTTGACGGCGACAACCTGTTTTATCGCCCGGACCGCGCCGACCTCCTGCGCCTGGCCAAGGCCCGGACAGACCCTGCCTTTACCGAAAGAATCATCGCCTCCCCCTTTTCATTACAGGAGATGGAGTTACTGGTGCTTCTGAGAAATCCTGCAATAAAAGCATCCTTCAACCAGCTCCTCGCCGCCATTGAGAAATACAGCCAGGTTACTGCGGTGGACGAAATCCTTAAACAATACGCAAGCTATGCAATAAACTCGGGCATCGGCCCTATGAAAAACAACCAGTCAGTCAAAATGAGCTTTCCCTTTCCGGGGGTGGTTGCCCTGAAAGGAGAAATTGTCAACCAGGACATTCTGGTGGAAAGCCTGAATCTGGAAATCACCAGGCGCAGCATGATCACCAGGATGAGAAAGGCCTTTTGGAATCTGGTCTTTAATCACCAGGCAGGTGAACTCCTCAAAGAAAAGGCCGAGATCACCGTACGCCTTGAAAAAATAACCGTCAGCAGCTATGAAACGGGCAAGGCGGAATTTACAGAACTCATCGATGCCAGGATAAAAAAAGAAATCATCGACCAGGAGCTGCTGACCATCCTTGAAGTTCAAAAAAACATTGAAACCGAAATCCGCGAGCTCCTTGATCTTCGCGCCGGCAGTGCAATCGCTGCCCCTCTTGCCACGCAGGAGATCAGGGAAACAGTCGCGATTGAGCCTCTTGTGCAAAGCGCCCTGGCCCGGAGACAGGAAATCGTCAAACTCAAGGCGATGATCGCCAAAATGGAAAAGATGCTGGAGATGGGCGAAACCATGACCCTGGCGCCTTTCACCCTCAATCTCTCCCTGTATGAAAACAATCCTGTCATGAAGACCGGCAGCCAGGCCAGCCAGGATGCCTTTCCGGTTAAAACCATGGCGGCGCAAGGGGCAGGATTGCCGGTGAACCCCTGGTTTGGCAGCAATGATTCCTATCTCAGGCAATTGCGCCTGGATCTTGCTGCCAATCGCCATACGCTGACAGACATCCAGGGCAAAACCAGAACGCTTGTCCGGAACAAATGGTCGGTTTTTGATCAGAATTTACGCGAATACAAGCTGTACGCCGAAAGCCTCACGGCTCTTTCCAGAGCCGCCCTTGACGTTGCCCAAAGCAGTTACCAGTCCGGCAAGATCCCCTTTGGAAAGATGGCAGCCAGCTATTTCAACTGGATCAGCACCAGACTCGCCTCGGAAAACAAAAGAAAAGACGCAAGCATAGCATTTGCCGAGCTTGAGGAAGCGGCAGGGAAGTCCATTCCCCTGAAAGAAAACCCTTCAGACATTACAACGGGCAAACAATCGGAAACCCCGGGAGAATAA
- a CDS encoding TolC family protein, whose product MIAKKIFILITTCLAFLLQPYSAVSEELPSANRDEAIIAQNPALADLITYAYKTNPTVDSYRKAWEAEVEKYRIDTAYPDPQLMLTYFPDPIETRLGPQDWNAQLSQEIPFPGQLSAKGNVIEADIRIAHLNLDKAVRDLIAQIRESYHELVYIRAAKEIADNNSRLISHLKDIGGTDYANNQAALSDILKIQSQEAQLGYDVILLDELEQTESARLNALLDRAPDAVIGRLEPPPISPILFTLDEISALADDNREELKISKAMLDKAEAGKTLSTFQNLPNFKLGLFYAGIGEPEGMTVTDAGRDAVGIQAGISIPLWFGKSRGRSLKARAEVARARALHKNQQNDTHVQVRNSFFRLNNSLRLVTLYRDQLIPQALRSVEISETWNRQGKGTFTDYLEAQATYYNFQLALARASADYGKYLAQLEKLTGRSLTDKARESTP is encoded by the coding sequence ATGATTGCTAAAAAGATTTTCATCCTGATAACTACCTGCCTTGCTTTCTTGCTTCAGCCGTACTCTGCCGTCTCTGAGGAGTTGCCGTCGGCCAACCGCGACGAAGCAATAATTGCCCAGAATCCGGCGCTGGCCGACCTTATTACTTACGCCTACAAAACAAATCCCACAGTGGACTCTTACCGGAAGGCATGGGAAGCCGAGGTTGAAAAATATCGTATTGATACCGCCTATCCTGATCCGCAACTCATGCTCACCTATTTCCCTGATCCCATTGAGACCCGACTTGGCCCCCAGGACTGGAACGCCCAGCTCTCCCAGGAAATCCCTTTTCCAGGACAACTCTCGGCAAAGGGCAATGTGATCGAGGCCGACATCCGGATTGCGCACCTCAACCTGGACAAGGCGGTCCGGGATCTCATTGCCCAGATCCGCGAATCGTATCATGAGTTGGTCTATATCCGCGCGGCAAAGGAAATCGCCGACAACAACTCTCGACTGATCAGCCATCTCAAAGATATCGGCGGGACGGATTACGCCAATAACCAGGCGGCATTATCGGACATCCTCAAGATTCAATCCCAGGAGGCGCAGCTGGGGTATGATGTTATTCTGCTGGATGAGCTCGAACAGACCGAATCAGCCCGGCTCAACGCCCTTCTGGATCGAGCCCCCGATGCGGTGATCGGCAGACTTGAGCCGCCGCCCATCAGCCCGATCCTGTTCACCCTTGATGAAATCAGCGCCCTTGCCGACGACAACCGTGAAGAACTGAAAATCTCCAAAGCCATGCTGGATAAGGCCGAGGCCGGAAAAACCCTCTCCACCTTCCAGAATCTGCCGAATTTCAAACTGGGTCTTTTCTATGCAGGAATCGGCGAACCGGAAGGAATGACCGTGACCGATGCAGGGCGCGATGCGGTGGGAATCCAGGCGGGCATATCCATCCCCCTCTGGTTCGGCAAAAGTCGCGGCAGATCCCTTAAAGCGCGGGCGGAAGTGGCCAGGGCCAGGGCGCTTCATAAAAATCAGCAGAATGATACCCATGTCCAGGTGCGCAACAGCTTTTTCCGGCTGAATAATTCCCTGCGCCTCGTAACTCTCTATCGGGATCAACTCATCCCCCAGGCTCTTCGTTCTGTTGAAATCTCCGAGACCTGGAACCGCCAGGGCAAAGGCACCTTTACCGATTATCTTGAAGCCCAGGCCACCTATTATAATTTTCAGCTTGCCCTGGCCAGGGCTTCGGCTGACTACGGCAAATACCTGGCCCAACTTGAAAAACTCACCGGCCGCAGCCTCACTGACAAGGCCAGAGAGTCAACACCATGA
- a CDS encoding efflux RND transporter periplasmic adaptor subunit produces the protein MTEKQAPSKYSRIQIIIAVALALFVGYSTAYLAGFITRDTSEKTASKAGSDQGHEHDTESEIKQLYTCGMHPWIVSEEPGLCPICNMDLTPMKSTSSDDEGSQERKILYYRAPMNPMEIYDKPGKSNMGMDLVPVYEDEVVSGVTVKIDPVTQQNMGIRTQLVRKDILARTLRTYGHITYDETKTSQINPKFSGWIEKVHVGFTGQQVEKGQALFDVYAPELLTAQEEYLAAYQMLSGLPGTDNQSLLNSARKRLLYFDVPLERIKQIEQTGKVGKTVTISSPYRGVVITNNAVAGTLIKPGAPVYVIADLKGIWVEAHIFEYELPWVKVGQETEMTLPYQPGEIYRGSITYIYPYLQKKTRDVVLRLEFDNPQKVLKPDMYADVRIKVGTMGTGLIIPSEAVIRSGERNLVFVTRGDGKFTPRDVTLGLALDNGNVQVLTGVAEGEEVVTSGQFLLDSESKLKEAVEKMLSEKIGSKPAAEKPDKDDFFNDMQ, from the coding sequence ATGACGGAAAAGCAGGCTCCTTCTAAATATAGCAGAATACAGATCATCATCGCCGTGGCCCTGGCTTTGTTCGTGGGGTATTCCACTGCGTATCTTGCCGGTTTCATAACCCGGGACACCTCCGAAAAAACCGCCTCAAAAGCAGGCAGTGATCAAGGCCATGAGCACGACACTGAATCCGAAATCAAACAACTCTATACCTGCGGCATGCACCCCTGGATTGTTTCTGAAGAACCGGGCCTGTGCCCCATCTGCAATATGGATCTCACCCCGATGAAAAGCACTTCTTCGGATGATGAAGGATCACAGGAGCGAAAAATCCTCTACTATCGCGCGCCGATGAACCCCATGGAAATTTACGACAAACCAGGAAAGAGCAACATGGGCATGGATCTGGTGCCGGTTTATGAGGACGAAGTTGTCAGCGGCGTCACGGTCAAAATCGACCCGGTAACCCAGCAGAATATGGGGATCCGCACCCAGCTGGTCAGGAAAGACATTCTGGCAAGGACTCTCCGGACATACGGACATATTACCTATGACGAAACCAAGACCAGCCAGATAAATCCAAAATTCTCCGGGTGGATCGAAAAGGTCCATGTGGGTTTCACCGGTCAGCAGGTTGAAAAAGGCCAGGCGCTTTTTGATGTCTATGCACCGGAACTGCTTACCGCCCAGGAAGAATACCTTGCGGCATATCAGATGCTGAGCGGTCTGCCCGGCACGGACAACCAGAGTCTCCTCAATTCGGCCCGCAAGCGCCTTTTGTACTTTGATGTGCCACTGGAACGCATCAAACAGATTGAACAGACCGGCAAGGTGGGAAAAACCGTCACGATCAGTTCTCCATACCGTGGCGTAGTGATCACCAATAATGCCGTTGCCGGCACCCTTATCAAACCCGGCGCGCCGGTATACGTAATAGCCGACCTCAAAGGCATCTGGGTGGAGGCACATATTTTCGAGTACGAACTCCCCTGGGTCAAGGTCGGCCAGGAAACAGAAATGACCCTGCCGTATCAGCCGGGCGAAATCTATCGCGGCAGCATCACTTACATTTATCCCTACCTGCAGAAAAAAACCAGGGACGTCGTACTGCGCCTTGAATTTGACAATCCCCAAAAGGTCCTTAAACCGGATATGTATGCGGATGTCCGCATCAAGGTCGGCACCATGGGCACCGGCCTGATCATCCCCTCGGAGGCGGTGATCCGCTCCGGAGAGCGGAATCTTGTCTTTGTCACCCGCGGCGACGGCAAATTCACCCCCCGCGATGTGACCCTGGGACTTGCCCTGGATAACGGCAATGTCCAGGTCCTCACCGGAGTTGCCGAAGGCGAAGAGGTTGTCACCTCCGGGCAGTTTCTGCTGGACTCCGAATCAAAGCTCAAGGAAGCGGTGGAAAAAATGCTTTCCGAAAAAATCGGTTCAAAACCTGCTGCAGAGAAACCGGATAAAGACGATTTCTTCAATGATATGCAATAA
- a CDS encoding heavy-metal-associated domain-containing protein, producing the protein MQKPHTNKLPFFVLLFLLVMATSSVHAENRIRTLLNVQNLSCGSCLNRIQVVLESLDGFLGMNADLGTGRVAVVHEAVLSGAEIAATITALGYPASVFSSAISGIENSGPLTVAQETSASAQLPEDNGADPGCSGGRGCGSACGASSSSWQKLYDKYFGSRKK; encoded by the coding sequence ATGCAAAAGCCACATACCAACAAACTACCTTTTTTTGTACTGCTTTTTCTGCTGGTGATGGCGACTTCATCAGTGCATGCCGAAAACAGGATCAGGACCCTTCTGAATGTGCAAAATCTTTCCTGCGGGTCATGTCTTAACAGGATTCAAGTGGTGCTTGAAAGCCTTGATGGTTTTCTTGGAATGAATGCAGATCTCGGGACCGGCAGGGTTGCGGTTGTCCATGAAGCAGTTCTTTCCGGTGCAGAAATAGCAGCCACTATAACCGCTCTGGGGTATCCGGCCTCGGTATTCAGCAGTGCCATCAGCGGGATAGAAAACTCCGGGCCATTGACTGTGGCTCAGGAGACTTCTGCCTCGGCACAATTGCCAGAAGATAATGGTGCCGACCCGGGATGTTCCGGTGGTCGTGGTTGCGGGTCAGCCTGCGGTGCCAGTTCATCGTCCTGGCAGAAGCTTTATGATAAATATTTCGGGAGCAGGAAAAAGTAA